In Drosophila yakuba strain Tai18E2 chromosome X, Prin_Dyak_Tai18E2_2.1, whole genome shotgun sequence, a single genomic region encodes these proteins:
- the LOC6524641 gene encoding fatty acid hydroxylase domain-containing protein 2 yields the protein MEPTGCRAPWGLGSQAAGQRVVFAQLSTTMDTLLAGWTQCGDLLQDRWNSLLDTVGEDSWRLWVVGSTLVIFIVYWLYAGIFTLMDITNRPRFLRKYKIQPGQNEPVDLAKLWHAVKVVLFNLTVVNFLVSWLVYEFVYKTENSQDIRVLPTFKRSLRDLAVFVVLEEIMFYYAHRLLHHRSVYKYVHKKHHEWTAPIAAITLYAHPVEHVLANLLPVATSIAILGTHVALAYVIFGLAIINSMSDHTGYSFPWSAGSVRFHDYHHAKFNYNYGVLGLLDKLHGTYRAPAEQKGPSQRIRRAKKNAK from the exons ATGGAACCCACTGGGTGTAGGGCACCATGGGGATTAGGTAGCCAAGCGGCTGGTCAGCGAGTAGTTTTCGCCCAGCTCTCGACCACAATGGACACcttgctggctggctggacGCAGTGCGGCGATTTGCTGCAGGACAGATGGAACTCGCTGCTGGACACCGTGGGTGAGGATTCGTGGCGCCTCTGGGTGGTGGGCAGCACGTTGGTCATCTTCATCGTATACTGGCTATATGCGGGCATCTTCACCCTGATGGACATCACAAACCGGCCGCGTTTCCTGCGCAAATACAAGATTCAGCCGGGCCAGAATGAGCCAGTGGATCTGGCCAAGTTGTGGCATGCCGTCAAGGTGGTGCTATTCAATCTGACGGTGGTTAACTTTCTGGTTAGCTGGTTGGTGTACGAGTTCGTTTACAAAACGGAGAACAGCCAGGACATCCGGGTGCTGCCCACATTCAAGCGATCCCTGCGCGATTTGGCCGTTTTTGTGGTGCTGGAGGAGATCATGTTCTACTATgcccaccgcctcctccaTCACAGATCGGTGTACAAGTATGTGCACAAGAAGCATCACGAGTGGACGGCACCCATTGCCGCCATCACGCTGTACGCCCATCCGGTGGAGCATGTGCTGGCCAATCTGCTGCCGGTGGCCACCTCCATTGCCATCCTGGGCACCCACGTGGCACTGGCCTATGTCATTTTCGGCCTGGCCATTATCAACTCGATGAGCGATCACACCGGCTACAGTTTCCCTTGGTCGGCTGGTTCGGTGCGGTTCCACGACTATCACCATGCCAA GTTCAACTACAATTACGGAGTGCTCGGTCTGCTGGACAAGCTGCATGGCACATATCGCGCGCCCGCGGAGCAAAAGGGTCCTTCGCAAAGGATTAGGAGGGCCAAGAAGAATGCCAAGTAA
- the LOC6524642 gene encoding pyrimidine-specific ribonucleoside hydrolase RihA, whose protein sequence is MADGRTVENGGGGGGGGAPTPRYAILDCDGGSDDAWALLLLLHAAKSHGIHLLAITTMGCGNTSRENAARNMRRILDACKRTDIPIYLGAVDALIPSLEDEKKYFHGRDGFGDCLTDDCVKLEDIVQPEHAVTAIHDLCRSRPKQITVFAVGPLTNLALGYTMYGTEFGENFRDLFIMGGNYQGVGNSSRSAEFNFHSDPEAAHTVLLRTRCPITILPWEACLPERFNIHINWRLKEFAARAKDAGHPAITMLNQVEAAQWLPMIEQYGIDTWNPCDAIAVAVWLFEDHLTRRHNTWHATVDLRGTHTRGQMVLDHLREREKYPENVRIIELVDAEFFKRICEWIAGLDEGSLLRDTQ, encoded by the exons ATGGCGGACGGACGCACAGTGGAAaacggaggaggaggcggaggaggaggagcaccAACGCCCAGATACGCGATCCTTGACTGCGATGGTGGGAGCGACGATGCCTGGgccctgctcctgctcctgcacGCGGCCAAGAGCCATGGGATCCATCTGCTGGCCATCACCACGATGGGATGCGGCAACACCAGCAGGGAGAACGCTGCCCGCAATATGCGACGGATTCTGGATGCCTGCAAGCGCACAGac ATTCCCATTTACCTCGGTGCTGTAGACGCCCTCATTCCCTCGCTGGAGGATGAAAAAAAGTATTTCCATGGCCGCGACGGATTCGGTGATTGTCTCACCGACGACTGCGTCAAGTTGGAGGACATCGTGCAGCCGGAGCACGCGGTGACCGCCATCCATGATCTCTGCCGTTCCAGGCCCAAACAGATCACAGTATTTGCCGTCGGCCCGCTAACGAATCTGGCTCTGGGCTATACGATGTACGGCACGGAGTTTGGTGAGAATTTTCGCGATCTGTTCATCATGGGTGGCAACTACCAGGGCGTGGGCAACTCCTCGCGTTCGGCGGAGTTCAACTTTCACTCGGATCCGGAGGCGGCGCACACGGTGCTGCTGAGGACCCGCTGCCCCATCACCATCCTGCCGTGGGAGGCCTGCCTCCCGGAGCGATTCAATATACACATT AATTGGCGCCTGAAGGAGTTTGCTGCGCGGGCCAAGGACGCTGGTCATCCGGCGATTACCATGCTGAACCAGGTGGAGGCCGCCCAGTGGCTGCCGATGATCGAGCAGTACGGCATCGATACGTGGAACCCCTGCGACGCCATCGCTGTGGCCGTCTGGCTGTTCGAGGATCACTTGACACGGCGGCACAACACGTGGCATGCCACCGTCGATCTGCGTGGCACCCACACCCGTGGCCAGATGGTGCTCGATCATCTGCGGGAGCGGGAGAAGTATCCGGAGAACGTGCGCATCATCGAGCTGGTGGACGCCGAGTTCTTTAAGCGCATCTGCGAATGGATTGCCGGCTTGGATGAGGGCTCTCTACTCCGCGACACTCAATAA
- the LOC6524643 gene encoding uncharacterized protein C17G8.02 gives MDEKHRLVVYDCDIGTDDAWGLAMMLRAEEVTLPGGRSCRVVAITTVQGNTDVDNGTLNALRVLHTLNRRDVPVFRGCADPIVPRTWQYTHRFHGQDGLNDVGNYPVVDVQQELQPEHAVNAMYRLASEQPGQVDFLLCGPLTNFANCINLYGRSFLEKIGRVYIMGGNIFGKGNVTKSAEFNFMMDPEAAHITLERLLQPAFILPWEPCIDGEFQTSLDWRLNVLGAVDHPFIELLTRVERSMLEPRGFVKWISCDALLTAAYLFPAAMIAEQREYYATVELSGHHTRGQMVLDHLRGRKVDDIHGKKINVHVIRRLSSDTTFRTIIAWTGFLPNSDIAQLCA, from the exons ATGGACGAGAAGCACCGCCTCGTGGTCTACGACTGTGATATTGGGACGGATGATGCCTGGGGACTGGCCATGATGCTGCGGGCGGAGGAGGTGACTCTGCCCGGCGGAAGGAGCTGCAGAGTGGTGGCCATAACGACGGTGCAGGGCAACACGGACGTGGACAATGGAACACTGAATGCCCTGCGAGTGCTGCACACCTTAAACAGGCGCGAT GTGCCGGTGTTTAGGGGCTGTGCCGATCCCATAGTGCCACGCACTTGGCAGTACACCCATCGTTTCCATGGCCAGGATGGCCTCAACGATGTGGGCAACTATCCCGTGGTCGATGTGCAGCAGGAACTGCAGCCGGAGCACGCTGTGAATGCCATGTACCGGCTGGCCAGCGAGCAACCCGGTCAAGTGGACTTTCTGCTGTGCGGTCCGCTTACCAACTTTGCCAACTGCATCAATTTGTATGGCCGCTCATTTCTCGAGAAGATTGGCCGAGTCTACATAATGGGCGGCAACATTTTCGGCAAGGGCAATGTCACAAAAAGTGCCGAATTCAACTTCATGATGGATCCCGAGGCGGCGCACATTACCCTGGAGCGATTGCTGCAGCCGGCGTTCATCCTGCCCTGGGAGCCCTGCATCGATGGCGAGTTCCAGACCAGCCTCGACTGGCGTCTGAATGTCCTCGGCGCCGTCGATCATCCATTCATCGAGCTGCTCACGCGTGTGGAACGCTCCATGCTGGAGCCGCGAGGATTCGTCAAGTGGATCAGTTGTGATGCCCTGCTCACGGCCGCCTATCTTTTCCCGGCTGCGATGATCGCCGAGCAGCGGGAGTACTATGCCACCGTGGAGCTGAGTGGCCACCACACCCGTGGCCAGATGGTGCTGGATCACCTGCGCGGCCGCAAAGTGGACGACATCCATGGGAAGAAGATCAATGTGCATGTCATTAGGCGCCTCAGCAGTGACACGACCTTCCGCACGATCATCGCCTGGACGGGATTCCTTCCCAATAGCGATATTGCACAACTATGCGCTTAA
- the LOC6524644 gene encoding glutamine-dependent NAD(+) synthetase has translation MGRKVTVAVSTLNQWALDFEGNMVRILQSILEAKDMGASYRTGPELEVCGYSCEDHFREPDTFLHSWEVLLEVMMSPMCENMLVDVGMPVMHRNVAYNCRVAFFNRQILLIRPKMAMCDDGNYRESRWFTAWTKALQTEEYVLPRMIAQHTGQQTVPFGDAVIATRDTCLGYEICEELWNVRSKHIEMSLAGVELIVNSSGSYMELRKAHITSDLIRNASFKAGGAYLFSNLRGCDGQRVYFNGCSAIALNGEILARSQQFALQDVEVTLATIDLEEIRAYRVSLRSRCMAAASAADYPRIHCDFEMSTHNDIFKTSTPPLNWPILTPEEEIALGPACWLWDYLRRSGQGGFFLPLSGGVDSSSSATIVHSMCRQIVQAVQLGDAQVLHDIRQILADSDYTPDNAAGLCNRLLVTCYMGSVNSSKETRRRAAQLANQLGSYHIEISIDSAVNALLSIFNAVTGLTPRFRTQGGCARQNLALQNMQSRIRMVLAYIFAQLMLWVRNRPGGLLVLGSANVDESLRGYLTKYDCSSADINPIGGISKMDLRRFLTYAKDKFNLPVLESIIDAPPTAELEPLQENGELQQTDEQDMGMTYAELSQYGRLRKQSFCGPYSMFCHLVATWKGDLSPKEVAEKVKHFFRCYAINRHKMTVLTPSVHAESYSPDDNRFDHRPFLYRPNWSWQFKAIDDEVEKLQPIYTPSSAQLRPSSEDLLLSTQRSSHLDDSKHSSPLSSASASASIDVGIATAAVPLPGAAAPGGLSKKPSGYSKVHVNVLGKIKDRTGIPV, from the exons ATGGGACGCAAGGTAACCGTGGCGGTGTCCACACTGAACCAATGGGCATTGGACTTTGAGGGGAACATGGTGAGGATACTGCAGTCCATCCTGGAGGCCAAGGACATGGGCGCCAGCTATCGCACCGGACCAGAGCTGGAGGTTTG TGGCTACAGCTGCGAGGACCACTTCCGTGAGCCGGACACATTCCTGCACTCGTGGGAGGTGCTGCTGGAGGTGATGATGTCGCCCATGTG TGAGAATATGCTGGTGGACGTGGGCATGCCGGTGATGCATCGCAATGTGGCCTACAATTGTCGCGTGGCGTTCTTCAATCGCCAGATACTGCTCATCCGGCCCAAGATGGCCATGTGCGACGATGGCAACTATAGGGAGTCGCGTTGGTTCACCGCCTGGACGAAGGCCCTGCAAACGGAGGAGTATGTGCTGCCGCGAATGATTGCCCAGCATACGGGTCAGCAGACGGTGCCCTTTGGCGATGCGGTGATTGCCACCAGGGACACCTGCTTGGGCTACGAGATCTGCGAGGAGCTGTGGAATGTGCGCAGCAAGCACATCGAGATGTCGCTGGCCGGCGTGGAACTGATCGTGAACAGCTCCGGCAGCTACATGGAGCTGCGAAAGGCGCACATCACCAGCGATCTCATCCGGAATGCCAGCTTCAAGGCCGGCGGCGCGTATCTCTTTAGCAATCTTCGCGGTTGCGATGGCCAGCGGGTGTACTTCAATGGTTGCTCGGCCATAGCGCTGAATGGCGAGATTCTGGCGCGAAGTCAGCAGTTTGCACTGCAGGATGTGGAGGTCACGCTGGCCACCATCGATCTGGAGGAGATTCGCGCCTATCGCGTGAGCCTGCGATCACGCTGCATGGCGGCTGCATCGGCAGCGGATTACCCACGGATTCACTGTGACTTTGAGATGTCCACGCACAATGACATCTTCAAGACGTCGACTCCGCCACTGAACTGGCCCATTCTAACGCCGGAGGAGGAGATTGCCCTGGGACCGGCCTGTTGGCTGTGGGACTATCTGCGTAGATCCGGTCAGGGTGGATTTTTTCTACCCCTAAGCGGTGGTGTTGATTCCAGTAGCTCGGCCACCATAGTGCACTCCATGTGCCGGCAGATCGTGCAGGCTGTCCAGCTGGGCGATGCCCAGGTGCTCCACGATATCCGACAGATTCTGGCCGACTCGGACTATACACCGGATAATGCCGCCGGGTTGTGCAACCGATTGCTGGTCACCTGCTACATGGGCAGCGTGAATAGCAGCAAGGAAACACGCAGGCGTGCCGCCCAACTGGCCAACCAACTGGGCAGTTACCACATCGAGATCAGCATTGACTCGGCGGTGAATGCCCTATTGAGCATATTCAATGCCGTCACCGGTTTGACGCCCCGTTTCCGGACACAGGGCGGATGTGCCCGTCAGAATCTGGCATTGCAGAATATGCAATCGAGGATACGCATGGTGCTGGCCTACATCTTTGCCCAGTTGATGTTGTGGGTGAGGAATAGGCCAGGTGGCCTGCTTGTCCTGGGCTCGGCCAATGTGGATGAGTCCTTGCGCGGCTACCTCACCAAGTATGACTGCTCCTCGGCGGACATCAATCCTATTGGTGGCATCTCCAAAATGGATCTACGCCGGTTTCTGACCTATGCGAAGGATAA ATTCAATCTGCCCGTGCTGGAGTCCATCATCGATGCCCCGCCCACCGCCGAACTGGAGCCGCTGCAGGAGAACGGGGAGCTGCAGCAGACGGACGAGCAGGACATGGGAATGACCTACGCAGAGCTCTCCCAATACGGGCGACTGCGCAAACAGTCCTTCTGCGGCCCGTACAGCATGTTCTGCCACCTGGTGGCCACGTGGAAGGGTGATCTCAGTCCCAAGGAGGTGGCCGAGAAAGTGAAGCACTTCTTCCGCTGCTACGCCATCAATCGCCACAAGATGACAGTGCTGACGCCGTCGGTCCACGCGGAGAGCTACAGTCCCGATGATAATCGCTTCGACCATCGCCCATTCCTGTACAGACCCAACTGGAGCTGGCAGTTCAAGGCCATCGACGATGAGGTGGAGAAGCTGCAACCAATCTACACTCCATCGTCCGCTCAGTTGCGCCCCAGCAGCGAGGACCTGCTGCTTTCCACCCAGAGATCCTCCCACCTGGACGACTCCAAGCACTCGTCGCCATTGTCCTCGGCCTCGGCGTCCGCATCGATTGATGTGGGCATTGCCACGGCAGCGGTACCACTGCCAGGTGCAGCTGCTCCGGGCGGTCTCTCCAAGAAGCCCAGTGGCTATTCCAAGGTGCACGTCAATGTGCTGGGCAAGATCAAGGACCGTACCGGCATTCCCGTCTAG